From a region of the Drosophila virilis strain 15010-1051.87 chromosome 3, Dvir_AGI_RSII-ME, whole genome shotgun sequence genome:
- the BORCS6 gene encoding BLOC-1-related complex subunit 6 isoform X1, whose protein sequence is MSRRSQDIPIRPRYGYADEAGGEDAASSSHKQQQRNNACGTPASYSEIPFLAQYAGPVPEHVLQDITPTAGKVPPPGSESYMNLDSGEDDDHDDDDEEEEDEEEPSNSNSKDSSNEPSKPTNRPKSLQSTFPYELEGSGDTSSTGAMHHFVAHNLESKLRATTDHNNSEQTTPSAPISRFLQSRNVPEVDGNVLSDIELEAQYLATSVDNLMENLGNLLHSISSITADNVEVHKNAVKKLTDALDANIKCQYQLLAKTEEISKSMRPTEKLSQRIREIKRLVDMLDSTM, encoded by the exons ATGTCGCGTCGCAGCCAGGACATACCCATACGGCCACGCTACGGCTACGCAGACGAGGCCGGCGGCGAGGatgccgccagcagcagccacaagcagcagcagcgcaacaaCGCCTGCGGCACGCCCGCCTCCTACTCGGAGATACCCTTTCTGGCCCAGTATGCGGGTCCAGTGCCCGAGCATGTGCTGCAGGACATAACGCCGACGGCCGGCAAAGTGCCGCCGCCTGGCAGCGAGAGCTACATGAATCTGGACTCGGGCGAGGATGACGAccatgacgacgacgacgaggaggaggaggacgaggaggagcccagcaacagcaactcgaAGGACAGCTCCAACGAGCCAAGCAAGCCCACAAATCGACCCAAGTCGCTGCAATCCA CATTTCCTTACGAGCTGGAGGGCAGCGGCGACACGAGCAGCACCGGCGCCATGCATCATTTTGTGGCCCACAATCTGGAGTCGAAACTGCGCGCCACCACGGACCACAACAACTCCGAACAGACAACGCCCTCCGCGCCGATATCGCGTTTCCTGCAATCCCGCAATGTGCCCGAGGTGGATGGCAATGTGCTGAGCGACATTGAGCTGGAGGCACAGTATTTGGCCACCTCGGTGGACAATCTGATGGAGAATCTGGGCAATCTGCTGCACTCCATCAGCTCCATTACGGCGGACAATGTGGAGGTGCACAAGAATGCGGTGAAGAAGCTGACGGATGCCCTGGACGCCAACATCAAGTGCCAGTatcagctgctggccaaaacGGAGGAGATATCCAAGTCGATGCGGCCCACCGAGAAGCTCAGTCAGCGCAT TCGGGAGATTAAGCGGCTGGTGGACATGCTGGACAGCACCATGTAG
- the BORCS6 gene encoding BLOC-1-related complex subunit 6 isoform X2: MNLDSGEDDDHDDDDEEEEDEEEPSNSNSKDSSNEPSKPTNRPKSLQSTFPYELEGSGDTSSTGAMHHFVAHNLESKLRATTDHNNSEQTTPSAPISRFLQSRNVPEVDGNVLSDIELEAQYLATSVDNLMENLGNLLHSISSITADNVEVHKNAVKKLTDALDANIKCQYQLLAKTEEISKSMRPTEKLSQRIREIKRLVDMLDSTM, from the exons ATGAATCTGGACTCGGGCGAGGATGACGAccatgacgacgacgacgaggaggaggaggacgaggaggagcccagcaacagcaactcgaAGGACAGCTCCAACGAGCCAAGCAAGCCCACAAATCGACCCAAGTCGCTGCAATCCA CATTTCCTTACGAGCTGGAGGGCAGCGGCGACACGAGCAGCACCGGCGCCATGCATCATTTTGTGGCCCACAATCTGGAGTCGAAACTGCGCGCCACCACGGACCACAACAACTCCGAACAGACAACGCCCTCCGCGCCGATATCGCGTTTCCTGCAATCCCGCAATGTGCCCGAGGTGGATGGCAATGTGCTGAGCGACATTGAGCTGGAGGCACAGTATTTGGCCACCTCGGTGGACAATCTGATGGAGAATCTGGGCAATCTGCTGCACTCCATCAGCTCCATTACGGCGGACAATGTGGAGGTGCACAAGAATGCGGTGAAGAAGCTGACGGATGCCCTGGACGCCAACATCAAGTGCCAGTatcagctgctggccaaaacGGAGGAGATATCCAAGTCGATGCGGCCCACCGAGAAGCTCAGTCAGCGCAT TCGGGAGATTAAGCGGCTGGTGGACATGCTGGACAGCACCATGTAG